Proteins co-encoded in one Brassica oleracea var. oleracea cultivar TO1000 chromosome C4, BOL, whole genome shotgun sequence genomic window:
- the LOC106343027 gene encoding F-box/kelch-repeat protein At1g64840-like isoform X2, with protein sequence MSSMMPDWSLLPEELLHFISQNVENCFDGVHARSVCTSWRSNIPFPSCLLRTSYSLPTFAQFPLENKGSCTLEKIPLFLFRVKSPPPAAATSPCEYFLGGIRRDESEHLMELPSPLQCSVKVNIPGNDPALLNVLDCQIFPLGHQCRMIGWDLEEWRTTNYRGVAFLPLNNGEFIVLLNFTKSLFMSRSDEMRWIQLKKFSDASCEEIVPFRGKFYGTILNRDLFVIDPYSLDVTSLTPLQPLRSVKYLVPSGNDDELFLVEKILPPTGVLDFCRFACRVSKLDDEAGKWVEVSDVGGRVLFIGYPGNVSFCGKELPDGCGLSGDSLLCTGGPGNVTYSYKYGVNTGREEDDLNFWRRFSGENRVTIINTSPVVALQVER encoded by the coding sequence ATGTCATCAATGATGCCAGACTGGTCTCTCCTACCGGAGGAGCTGCTCCATTTCATATCCCAGAACGTTGAGAACTGTTTCGATGGTGTTCATGCTCGCTCTGTTTGTACCTCGTGGCGATCCAACATTCCGTTTCCTTCTTGCCTGTTACGCACAAGTTACTCTCTCCCCACGTTTGCCCAGTTCCCTCTCGAAAACAAAGGCTCATGCACCCTCGAGAAGATCCCTCTGTTTCTCTTTAGAGTCAAATCTCCTCCTCCTGCTGCTGCTACGTCACCTTGTGAGTATTTCTTAGGAGGGATAAGGCGAGATGAGTCAGAGCATCTTATGGAGCTTCCATCTCCCCTTCAGTGTTCAGTGAAAGTGAATATCCCAGGAAATGATCCAGCCTTGTTGAACGTGCTTGACTGCCAGATCTTCCCTCTGGGTCATCAGTGCAGAATGATTGGTTGGGATCTTGAAGAATGGAGGACGACAAACTACAGAGGTGTGGCTTTTCTTCCACTAAACAATGGAGAGTTCATTGTTCTTCTCAACTTCACTAAATCATTGTTTATGTCAAGAAGTGATGAAATGAGGTGGATACAGCTTAAGAAATTTTCAGATGCTTCGTGCGAGGAAATAGTTCCTTTTAGAGGCAAGTTTTATGGAACCATTCTCAATAGGGATCTTTTCGTAATTGATCCTTATTCGCTGGACGTGACTTCGTTGACGCCTTTGCAGCCTCTACGCTCGGTAAAGTATCTGGTTCCATCTGGCAATGATGATGAACTTTTCCTAGTTGAGAAAATCCTCCCTCCTACTGGTGTGTTAGATTTTTGTCGGTTCGCATGTAGAGTGAGTAAGCTAGATGATGAGGCTGGTAAATGGGTTGAGGTCAGCGATGTAGGAGGCCGTGTGTTGTTTATTGGATATCCAGGAAATGTTTCGTTCTGTGGTAAGGAGCTTCCTGATGGTTGTGGTCTGAGTGGGGATTCGTTGTTGTGCACCGGTGGGCCAGGGAATGTCACTTACTCTTATAAATATGGAGTAAACACAGGACGCGAGGAAGACGACCTCAACTTTTGGAGGAGATTCTCAGGAGAGAACCGTGTGACGATCATTAACACATCTCCTGTGGTGGCTCTCCAGGTTGAGCGCTAA
- the LOC106341330 gene encoding F-box/kelch-repeat protein At1g64840-like: MLQSAIKKKTSSSSSSSSVSMMPDWSRLPEELLHIISENVEDCFDIVHARSVSNSWRSTFSFPCTLRRQSYSLPSFANFPSESKDLCTLEKIPLFLFRVQTPPPASVSEYFLGGIGRDESEDLTELPSPLQCSVKVKIPGSDPTLMNMRDGQIFPLGHQYRISCDSKDYRTVAFLQLNQEGREEFIVLLGFGRFFLALRSSEMKWKLVMGFRTPSSDDIVTFRSRFYVTVRDTSMTMMYTFRIDPFSLRMTPLMPMKPVGSLKYLVPCGNDDELFMVEKFLCFSNVLDFCRLTCKVSRLQEETGIWVEVSDLGDRVLFIGRFGNVSCSAKELPDGCGVSGNSILFTNELDNGTYVYKYGVDTGREEDDINCWSFSGENRVTILSTSPVVSFRVEH; encoded by the coding sequence ATGCTACAATCTGCAATAAAAAAGAAGACATCATCATCATCATCATCATCATCCGTTTCCATGATGCCAGACTGGTCTCGTCTGCCAGAGGAGCTACTGCACATTATATCCGAGAATGTGGAGGACTGTTTCGATATTGTTCATGCTCGTTCTGTTTCCAACTCGTGGCGATCCACATTTTCCTTTCCTTGCACGTTACGCCGCCAAAGTTACTCTCTTCCTTCCTTCGCCAACTTCCCTAGCGAAAGCAAAGACTTGTGCACCCTTGAGAAGATCCCTTTGTTCCTCTTTAGAGTCCAAACTCCTCCTCCTGCCTCTGTTTCTGAGTATTTTCTAGGAGGGATAGGCCGAGATGAGTCAGAGGATCTGACAGAACTTCCATCTCCTCTTCAGTGTTCAGTGAAAGTGAAGATCCCAGGATCTGATCCAACTTTGATGAACATGCGTGACGGCCAGATCTTCCCTCTTGGCCATCAGTACAGAATCAGTTGTGATTCTAAAGACTACAGAACCGTAGCTTTTCTTCAGCTAAACCAGGAGGGAAGAGAAGAATTCATTGTGCTTCTCGGCTTCGGTAGATTTTTTTTGGCGTTAAGAAGTTCTGAAATGAAGTGGAAGCTGGTTATGGGATTCAGAACTCCTTCATCTGACGATATAGTAACTTTCAGAAGCAGGTTTTATGTAACCGTTCGTGATACGAGTATGACTATGATGTATACTTTCAGGATAGATCCTTTCTCGTTGCGCATGACTCCCTTGATGCCCATGAAACCTGTGGGCTCGCTAAAATATCTGGTGCCATGTGGCAATGATGACGAACTTTTCATGGTTGAGAAATTCCTCTGTTTTTCTAATGTATTAGATTTTTGTCGGTTAACATGCAAAGTGAGTAGGCTACAAGAGGAGACGGGTATATGGGTTGAGGTCAGTGACTTAGGAGACCGCGTGTTGTTTATTGGACGCTTTGGAAATGTCTCATGCTCGGCTAAGGAGCTTCCTGATGGTTGTGGTGTGAGTGGGAACTCAATTCTGTTCACAAATGAGCTAGACAATGGAACATACGTCTATAAATATGGAGTGGATACAGGAAGAGAGGAAGACGATATCAACTGTTGGAGTTTCTCAGGAGAGAATCGTGTGACTATCCTCAGTACATCTCCCGTGGTGAGTTTCCGTGTTGAACACTAA
- the LOC106343027 gene encoding F-box/kelch-repeat protein At1g64840-like isoform X1, whose protein sequence is MDLDSCYSRFQEIVMSSMMPDWSLLPEELLHFISQNVENCFDGVHARSVCTSWRSNIPFPSCLLRTSYSLPTFAQFPLENKGSCTLEKIPLFLFRVKSPPPAAATSPCEYFLGGIRRDESEHLMELPSPLQCSVKVNIPGNDPALLNVLDCQIFPLGHQCRMIGWDLEEWRTTNYRGVAFLPLNNGEFIVLLNFTKSLFMSRSDEMRWIQLKKFSDASCEEIVPFRGKFYGTILNRDLFVIDPYSLDVTSLTPLQPLRSVKYLVPSGNDDELFLVEKILPPTGVLDFCRFACRVSKLDDEAGKWVEVSDVGGRVLFIGYPGNVSFCGKELPDGCGLSGDSLLCTGGPGNVTYSYKYGVNTGREEDDLNFWRRFSGENRVTIINTSPVVALQVER, encoded by the exons ATGGATCTCGATTCTTGTTATAGTCG TTTCCAAGAGATCGTCATGTCATCAATGATGCCAGACTGGTCTCTCCTACCGGAGGAGCTGCTCCATTTCATATCCCAGAACGTTGAGAACTGTTTCGATGGTGTTCATGCTCGCTCTGTTTGTACCTCGTGGCGATCCAACATTCCGTTTCCTTCTTGCCTGTTACGCACAAGTTACTCTCTCCCCACGTTTGCCCAGTTCCCTCTCGAAAACAAAGGCTCATGCACCCTCGAGAAGATCCCTCTGTTTCTCTTTAGAGTCAAATCTCCTCCTCCTGCTGCTGCTACGTCACCTTGTGAGTATTTCTTAGGAGGGATAAGGCGAGATGAGTCAGAGCATCTTATGGAGCTTCCATCTCCCCTTCAGTGTTCAGTGAAAGTGAATATCCCAGGAAATGATCCAGCCTTGTTGAACGTGCTTGACTGCCAGATCTTCCCTCTGGGTCATCAGTGCAGAATGATTGGTTGGGATCTTGAAGAATGGAGGACGACAAACTACAGAGGTGTGGCTTTTCTTCCACTAAACAATGGAGAGTTCATTGTTCTTCTCAACTTCACTAAATCATTGTTTATGTCAAGAAGTGATGAAATGAGGTGGATACAGCTTAAGAAATTTTCAGATGCTTCGTGCGAGGAAATAGTTCCTTTTAGAGGCAAGTTTTATGGAACCATTCTCAATAGGGATCTTTTCGTAATTGATCCTTATTCGCTGGACGTGACTTCGTTGACGCCTTTGCAGCCTCTACGCTCGGTAAAGTATCTGGTTCCATCTGGCAATGATGATGAACTTTTCCTAGTTGAGAAAATCCTCCCTCCTACTGGTGTGTTAGATTTTTGTCGGTTCGCATGTAGAGTGAGTAAGCTAGATGATGAGGCTGGTAAATGGGTTGAGGTCAGCGATGTAGGAGGCCGTGTGTTGTTTATTGGATATCCAGGAAATGTTTCGTTCTGTGGTAAGGAGCTTCCTGATGGTTGTGGTCTGAGTGGGGATTCGTTGTTGTGCACCGGTGGGCCAGGGAATGTCACTTACTCTTATAAATATGGAGTAAACACAGGACGCGAGGAAGACGACCTCAACTTTTGGAGGAGATTCTCAGGAGAGAACCGTGTGACGATCATTAACACATCTCCTGTGGTGGCTCTCCAGGTTGAGCGCTAA